In Heptranchias perlo isolate sHepPer1 chromosome 7, sHepPer1.hap1, whole genome shotgun sequence, a genomic segment contains:
- the LOC137323858 gene encoding gamma-crystallin S-1-like, translating into MSKFLTQIIFYEDRNFQGRHHECSTDCADLSSYFSRCNSIRVESDWWVVYEKPNYMGYQYVLSRGEYPDYQRWMGFNDNIRSCRTYPYYRGRSYRMKIYERPDFGGQMMEFTDDCPSVYDRFRSRDIHSCHVMDGYWNFYEQPNYRGRQYFMRPGEYRRFSDWGGISSSIGSFRRMRDI; encoded by the exons ATGTCCAAATTCCTTACACAA ATCATCTTTTACGAGGACAGAAACTTCCAGGGTCGGCACCACGAGTGCAGTACTGACTGTGCTGACCTGTCCTCTTACTTCAGCCGCTGTAACTCCATCCGTGTTGAGAGTGACTGGTGGGTGGTGTATGAGAAACCCAATTACATGGGATATCAGTATGTTCTGAGCAGGGGAGAATATCCTGACTACCAGCGCTGGATGGGATTCAATGACAACATCAGGTCATGTCGCACCTACCCATAC TACAGAGGAAGGTCGTACAGAATGAAGATTTATGAGAGGCCTGACTTTGGAGGACAGATGATGGAATTCACGGATGACTGTCCATCTGTCTACGATCGTTTCCGCTCCCGTGACATTCACTCCTGCCATGTGATGGACGGTTACTGGAACTTCTATGAACAACCCAACTACAGAGGCCGCCAGTACTTCATGAGACCCGGTGAATACAGGAGATTCAGTGACTGGGGTGGCATCAGCTCAAGTATCGGATCTTTCAGGCGCATGAGGGATATCTAG
- the LOC137324023 gene encoding gamma-crystallin S-1-like produces the protein MPDDVSLTFLDVGLKSGPRMKQNVWMDELYPQWDMVQKSEPRMALLIAYVFPQIIFYEDRNFQGRHYECSTDNADLSSYFSRCNSIRVESDWWVVYEKPNYMGYQYVLSRGEYPDYQRWMGFNDSIGSCRTYPHYRGRSYRMKIYERPDFGGQMMEFMDDCPSVYDRFRSRDIHSCNVMDGYWTFYEQPNYRGRQYFMRPGEYRRFSDWGGYNSTIGSFRRMRDF, from the exons ATGCCTGATGATGTTTCGTTGACCTTTCTCGATGTTGGTCTTAAGTCAGGACCTAGGATGAAACAAAACGTATGG aTGGACGAGCTTTATCCTCAATGGGATATGGTCCAGAAAAGCGAGCCACGAATGGCCCTGCTGATTG CTTATGTCTTTCCACAGATCATCTTTTACGAGGACAGGAACTTCCAGGGTCGGCACTACGAGTGCAGTACTGACAATGCTGACCTGTCCTCTTACTTCAGCCGCTGCAACTCCATCCGTGTTGAGAGTGACTGGTGGGTGGTGTATGAGAAACCCAATTACATGGGATATCAGTATGTTCTGAGCAGGGGAGAATATCCTGACTACCAGCGCTGGATGGGATTCAATGACAGCATCGGGTCATGTCGCACCTACCCACAC TACAGAGGAAGGTCGTACAGAATGAAGATTTACGAGAGGCCTGACTTTGGAGGACAGATGATGGAATTCATGGATGACTGTCCATCTGTCTACGATCGTTTCCGCTCCCGTGACATTCACTCCTGCAATGTGATGGACGGTTACTGGACCTTCTATGAACAACCCAACTACAGAGGCCGCCAGTACTTCATGAGACCCGGTGAATACAGGAGATTCAGTGACTGGGGTGGTTACAACTCAACTATCGGATCTTTCAGACGTATGAGGGATTTCTAG
- the LOC137323348 gene encoding gamma-crystallin S-1-like isoform X3 — MAVGGIIFYEDRNFQGRHHECSTDCADLSSYFSRCNSIRVESDWWVVYEKPNYMGYQYVLSRGEYPDYQRWMGFNDNIRSCRTYPYYRGRSYRMKIYERPDFGGQMMEFTDDCPSVYDRFRSRDIHSCHVMDGYWNFYEQPNYRGRQYFMRPGEYRRFSDWGGISSSIGSFRRMRDI, encoded by the exons atggcagtggggggg ATCATCTTTTACGAGGACAGAAACTTCCAGGGTCGGCACCACGAGTGCAGTACTGACTGTGCTGACCTGTCCTCTTACTTCAGCCGCTGTAACTCCATCCGTGTTGAGAGTGACTGGTGGGTGGTGTATGAGAAACCCAATTACATGGGATATCAGTATGTTCTGAGCAGGGGAGAATATCCTGACTACCAGCGCTGGATGGGATTCAATGACAACATCAGGTCATGTCGCACCTACCCATAC TACAGAGGAAGGTCGTACAGAATGAAGATTTATGAGAGGCCTGACTTTGGAGGACAGATGATGGAATTCACGGATGACTGTCCATCTGTCTACGATCGTTTCCGCTCCCGTGACATTCACTCCTGCCATGTGATGGACGGTTACTGGAACTTCTATGAACAACCCAACTACAGAGGCCGCCAGTACTTCATGAGACCCGGTGAATACAGGAGATTCAGTGACTGGGGTGGCATCAGCTCAAGTATCGGATCTTTCAGGCGCATGAGGGACATCTAG
- the LOC137323348 gene encoding gamma-crystallin S-1-like isoform X1: MSKILTQIIFYEDRNFQGRHHECSTDCADLSSYFSRCNSIRVESDWWVVYEKPNYMGYQYVLSRGEYPDYQRWMGFNDNIRSCRTYPYYRGRSYRMKIYERPDFGGQMMEFTDDCPSVYDRFRSRDIHSCHVMDGYWNFYEQPNYRGRQYFMRPGEYRRFSDWGGISSSIGSFRRMRDI, translated from the exons atgtccaaaatccttacacAA ATCATCTTTTACGAGGACAGAAACTTCCAGGGTCGGCACCACGAGTGCAGTACTGACTGTGCTGACCTGTCCTCTTACTTCAGCCGCTGTAACTCCATCCGTGTTGAGAGTGACTGGTGGGTGGTGTATGAGAAACCCAATTACATGGGATATCAGTATGTTCTGAGCAGGGGAGAATATCCTGACTACCAGCGCTGGATGGGATTCAATGACAACATCAGGTCATGTCGCACCTACCCATAC TACAGAGGAAGGTCGTACAGAATGAAGATTTATGAGAGGCCTGACTTTGGAGGACAGATGATGGAATTCACGGATGACTGTCCATCTGTCTACGATCGTTTCCGCTCCCGTGACATTCACTCCTGCCATGTGATGGACGGTTACTGGAACTTCTATGAACAACCCAACTACAGAGGCCGCCAGTACTTCATGAGACCCGGTGAATACAGGAGATTCAGTGACTGGGGTGGCATCAGCTCAAGTATCGGATCTTTCAGGCGCATGAGGGACATCTAG
- the LOC137323348 gene encoding gamma-crystallin S-1-like isoform X2, protein MTTLVRIIFYEDRNFQGRHHECSTDCADLSSYFSRCNSIRVESDWWVVYEKPNYMGYQYVLSRGEYPDYQRWMGFNDNIRSCRTYPYYRGRSYRMKIYERPDFGGQMMEFTDDCPSVYDRFRSRDIHSCHVMDGYWNFYEQPNYRGRQYFMRPGEYRRFSDWGGISSSIGSFRRMRDI, encoded by the exons ATGACAACCTTGGTCCGA ATCATCTTTTACGAGGACAGAAACTTCCAGGGTCGGCACCACGAGTGCAGTACTGACTGTGCTGACCTGTCCTCTTACTTCAGCCGCTGTAACTCCATCCGTGTTGAGAGTGACTGGTGGGTGGTGTATGAGAAACCCAATTACATGGGATATCAGTATGTTCTGAGCAGGGGAGAATATCCTGACTACCAGCGCTGGATGGGATTCAATGACAACATCAGGTCATGTCGCACCTACCCATAC TACAGAGGAAGGTCGTACAGAATGAAGATTTATGAGAGGCCTGACTTTGGAGGACAGATGATGGAATTCACGGATGACTGTCCATCTGTCTACGATCGTTTCCGCTCCCGTGACATTCACTCCTGCCATGTGATGGACGGTTACTGGAACTTCTATGAACAACCCAACTACAGAGGCCGCCAGTACTTCATGAGACCCGGTGAATACAGGAGATTCAGTGACTGGGGTGGCATCAGCTCAAGTATCGGATCTTTCAGGCGCATGAGGGACATCTAG